A region from the Musa acuminata AAA Group cultivar baxijiao chromosome BXJ1-10, Cavendish_Baxijiao_AAA, whole genome shotgun sequence genome encodes:
- the LOC104000776 gene encoding transcription factor BC1-like, giving the protein MAFSYFEHHPSLIDCAYLPCMPTENSFLPQQVGDVTNASSCFLHCYSSDDNPQLPGADARNLDSSDSVDIAVLPPPSVVDQISHTPMVAEPNDEKAPKQQVSGEKKRKIAKDQTSFIAGRPKEGNISKHRRPHGGLRESNDKNLKADDDMKTPKPREEIPAGCIHVRARRGEATDSHSLAERVRREKISERMKVLQSLVPGCEKVTGKALMLDEIINYVQSLQNQVEFLSMKLASLSPMLYFDANSDDYMNEAERVMRSTPLQASYVGQTNHLRSVALEDGTSNYHMMGHSAHPFLQGQGTTSFPENGSSFMMNVGEQRRGFLSQAEDVNTCSSFR; this is encoded by the exons ATGGCGTTCTCATACTTTGAGCATCACCCATCCCTTATCGATTGTGCCTATCTTCCATGCATGCCCACTGAGAACTCCTTCCTCCCACAGCAAGTGGGAGACGTGACCAATGCTTCCTCTTGCTTCCTCCACTGCTACTCATCTGACGACAACCCACAGCTCCCAGGAGCTGACGCTAGAAACTTGGATAGCAGCGACTCTGTTGACATTGCTGTCTTACCGCCCCCTTCTGTTGTCGACCAAATTAGCCACACGCCAATGGTGGCCGAACCCAATGATGAGAAAGCCCCAAAACAACAAGTCTCTGgtgaaaagaagagaaagattGCTAAAGATCAGACTAGCTTCATCGCTGGTCGACCCAAG GAAGGCAACATCAGCAAACACAGGCGTCCTCACGGTGGACTGAGGGAATCAAACGACAAGAATCTTAAAGCCGACGACGACATGAAGACTCCAAAGCCCCGTGAGGAGATTCCTGCAGGGTGTATTCATGTCAGAGCAAGGAGAGGTGAAGCGACAGATAGCCACAGTCTTGCGGAAAGA GTCAGAAGGGAGAAGATCAGTGAGAGGATGAAGGTGCTGCAGAGCCTCGTTCCTGGCTGTGAGAAG GTTACCGGAAAGGCACTGATGCTGGATGAGATAATTAACTATGTTCAATCCTTGCAAAACCAAGTTGAG TTTCTCTCCATGAAGCTTGCTTCTCTCAGCCCCATGCTATATTTTGATGCTAACTCCGATGATTACATGAACGAAGCAGAG AGAGTAATGAGAAGCACCCCACTGCAAGCGTCATATGTTGGCCAAACCAATCACCTTCGGTCCGTAGCTTTGGAGGATGGTACGAGTAATTACCATATGATGGGGCACTCTGCTCATCCCTTCCTGCAGGGCCAAGGGACCACTTCCTTTCCTGAG AATGGTAGCAGTTTTATGATGAATGTGGGCGAGCAAAGGCGAGGGTTCCTCAGCCAAGCAGAGGATGTCAACACTTGTTCCTCCTTCCGGTAG